A genomic window from Prochlorococcus sp. RS04 includes:
- a CDS encoding RluA family pseudouridine synthase: MELNNQNSFGIGEGELIEIIYELPLPMRLDRWLVSKRPEQSRARIQHFINSGLVLVNYKTAKAKTPLKNGDNVQIWMPPPEPLIYLKPEKMDLNILFEDEHIIVINKQSGLIVHPAPGHKSGTLVNGLLFHCKDLPGINGKLRPGIVHRLDKDTSGCMVVAKSQEALVNLQKQIKEKIASREYIAVIHGAPNSGEGQIVGHIGRDKLNRLKYKVVEETSGRYACTYWKLEERFGNYSLMSFKLDTGRTHQIRVHCAHINHPIVGDPLYGRCKKLPCKLDGQALHAVKLGLIHPINGKEMIFESELPLDFKKLLSILKVK, translated from the coding sequence ATGGAATTAAATAATCAAAATTCTTTCGGCATTGGAGAAGGTGAGCTTATAGAAATTATTTATGAGCTACCTCTTCCTATGAGGCTAGACAGATGGTTGGTAAGTAAAAGACCAGAACAAAGTAGAGCAAGAATTCAACATTTTATAAATTCAGGTTTAGTACTTGTAAATTACAAGACTGCTAAAGCAAAGACCCCATTAAAAAATGGCGACAATGTTCAAATATGGATGCCTCCTCCAGAACCTCTTATTTATTTGAAACCTGAAAAAATGGATTTAAATATCCTTTTTGAAGACGAGCACATCATAGTAATCAATAAACAATCAGGTCTAATAGTTCATCCAGCCCCTGGACATAAATCAGGCACTTTAGTGAATGGATTACTTTTTCACTGTAAAGATCTACCTGGAATTAATGGGAAACTAAGACCTGGGATTGTTCACAGATTAGATAAAGATACCTCCGGATGTATGGTGGTTGCAAAAAGCCAAGAGGCATTAGTAAATCTCCAGAAACAAATTAAAGAAAAAATAGCATCACGCGAATATATTGCAGTAATTCATGGGGCACCTAATTCTGGAGAAGGTCAAATAGTGGGACACATTGGCAGAGATAAATTAAATAGATTGAAATATAAAGTAGTTGAAGAGACTTCAGGAAGATATGCCTGTACCTATTGGAAATTAGAAGAAAGGTTTGGCAATTACTCATTAATGAGTTTCAAACTAGATACGGGGCGAACCCATCAAATAAGAGTTCATTGCGCTCACATTAATCATCCAATTGTGGGTGATCCACTATATGGAAGATGTAAAAAACTACCATGTAAATTAGATGGCCAAGCTTTACACGCCGTTAAGCTTGGACTTATACATCCAATAAATGGTAAAGAAATGATATTTGAATCAGAATTACCATTAGATTTTAAAAAATTACTAAGTATTCTAAAAGTTAAATAA
- a CDS encoding ABC transporter ATP-binding protein codes for MEKNKEKIIVVKNLTVKYGLKQQPIIKNFNLEIDSGDHLAIIGPSGCGKTTFAKTLVNILPAKATSKGYLSISNEDPRKIKNKDAQLFRRKNFGFIFQDSIKKLNPLMRVGDHLYELFKTHDQTKSSLAIKKLVREVFQKVGIEESRLDSFPHQFSGGMRQRVSIAMALALKPKLLIADEPTTSLDTKTSFEIMQEIIHLCNEFDTTLILISHDINLAAKWCKKVAIIEKGSIVEKGNILDIFQSPKSDIGKKLVNASKIVLEPNTKNNSRDEVILEVNNLRHWYKLNSSIFINKWNKALNEVSFKLYENETLGIVGSSGSGKSTLCRALIGLLKVRGGEIKIYDKNHASKKNKSFKKNNKVQIIFQDPFSSLNPKMTIKSILEDIFFIQKISDKGKIEKEIRLMLRNLNLPLNNDFFNSYPNQLSGGQLQRISLAKALLLNPKILICDESVNMLDASVKIEILELLRAFQEKMNLTIIFITHDLGIAKKFCDRLLVMNQGKIVDEGESSTIFTKTKNTYTKSLLNSSLNLI; via the coding sequence ATGGAAAAAAATAAAGAAAAAATTATTGTAGTTAAAAATCTTACTGTTAAATATGGTCTAAAACAGCAACCTATTATCAAAAATTTTAATTTGGAAATAGATAGTGGAGATCATTTGGCCATAATAGGACCTTCTGGATGTGGAAAGACCACTTTTGCAAAAACATTAGTAAATATATTGCCTGCAAAGGCCACTTCTAAAGGGTATCTATCGATTTCTAATGAAGATCCTAGGAAAATAAAAAACAAAGATGCACAATTATTTAGAAGAAAGAATTTTGGATTTATTTTTCAAGACTCTATAAAAAAACTTAATCCGCTAATGAGAGTTGGGGATCATTTATATGAATTATTTAAAACACATGATCAAACTAAATCATCTTTAGCCATTAAAAAATTAGTAAGAGAAGTTTTTCAAAAAGTCGGAATTGAAGAAAGTAGACTTGATTCTTTCCCACATCAATTTAGCGGCGGAATGAGACAGAGAGTTTCTATAGCAATGGCACTTGCTTTGAAACCTAAATTATTAATAGCTGATGAACCTACAACAAGCTTAGATACAAAAACAAGTTTTGAAATTATGCAAGAAATAATTCATCTATGTAATGAATTTGATACAACTTTAATTTTAATTAGTCATGATATTAATCTTGCAGCAAAGTGGTGTAAAAAAGTTGCAATAATTGAAAAGGGATCGATTGTTGAAAAAGGGAATATATTAGATATTTTTCAATCACCAAAATCAGATATCGGGAAAAAGTTAGTAAATGCTTCAAAAATAGTATTAGAACCAAATACTAAAAATAATTCTCGAGATGAGGTCATTCTAGAGGTAAATAACCTAAGACATTGGTATAAATTAAATTCTTCAATTTTCATTAATAAATGGAATAAGGCTTTAAATGAAGTTAGTTTCAAGTTATATGAGAATGAGACTCTTGGAATAGTTGGTTCTTCAGGGAGTGGTAAAAGTACATTATGCAGGGCTTTAATTGGACTTCTTAAAGTAAGAGGTGGTGAAATCAAAATTTATGATAAAAATCATGCATCGAAAAAAAATAAATCTTTTAAAAAGAACAATAAAGTGCAAATTATTTTTCAAGATCCTTTTTCAAGTTTGAACCCGAAAATGACAATTAAAAGTATTTTGGAAGATATATTTTTTATTCAAAAAATTTCAGATAAAGGAAAAATCGAAAAAGAAATAAGATTAATGTTAAGAAATTTAAATCTTCCCTTAAATAATGATTTTTTTAATTCTTATCCTAACCAATTATCTGGTGGTCAATTGCAAAGAATTTCATTGGCCAAGGCGCTATTGTTGAATCCAAAAATTTTAATTTGTGATGAGAGCGTAAATATGTTGGATGCTTCAGTAAAAATAGAGATTCTTGAATTACTTAGAGCATTTCAAGAAAAAATGAATTTAACGATTATCTTTATTACCCATGATTTAGGCATTGCTAAAAAATTTTGTGATAGGTTGCTAGTTATGAATCAAGGAAAGATAGTTGATGAAGGAGAAAGTTCTACAATATTCACTAAAACTAAAAACACGTATACAAAATCACTTCTAAATTCCTCTTTAAATCTTATTTAA